The sequence below is a genomic window from Streptomyces sudanensis.
GTGTCCGCTGCCGCGACGGGGTGCGTCGGGGTTCAGCGGTCACTGCGGACCGGCGCGCTGCTGCCGATAATCATCGGGTGGGCGAGCACGGGGGGAGTGTGCCACAACCGCGCCGCGCCGTGGACAGGGGTCTCACGATGTGGTCGGGGCGGCCGGGGCCGCTCCCGCCCGACACGCTCGGGCGGCACGGGTCGCGGCGGGACGGCCCGGTCTTCCGCGGGCCCCGGCGGGACGGCCCGTCGCTCCGCACGCCCCGCACGGACCGCCGGGGCCCTCCGCCGCGGCTCGCGGGCCGTGGCGGAGGGCCTGGTGGGCAGCTCCGGGTCAGACGACCCGGTGGGTCCAGCCGTGGGTGTCCTCAGCGGCGCCCGTCTGGATGTCGAGCAGCGCCCTGCGGAGCTTCAGGGTGACCTCGCCGGGCCGGCCGTCGCCCTGCGTCCACTCGCCGCCGGCGGACTTGACCGTGCCCACCGGGGTGATCACCGCGGCCGTACCGCAGGCGAAGACCTCCGTCAGGGTGCCGTTCTCCGTGTCGCGGCGCCACTGGTCGGTGGAGATGCGGGCCTCCTCCGACTCGTAGCCGAGGTCGCCGGCGAGCCGGAGCAGGGAGTCGCGGGTGATCCCGGCCAGGAGGGAACCGGTCAGCTCCGGGGTGACGATCTTGTTCCCGTACACGAAGTACAGGTTCATGCCGCCCATCTCCTCGACCCACCGGTGCTCCAGCGCGTCGAGCCAGACGACCTGGTCGCAGCCCTTCGCCGTGGCCTCCGCCTGAGCGAGGAGGGAGGCGGCGTAGTTGCCGCCGGTCTTGGCGAAGCCCATGCCGCCGGGGACGGCGCGGACGTAGTTCTCCGACAGCCAGACCGAGACCGGCTTGACGCCACCGGGGAAGTACGCGCCGGCGGGCGAGGCGATGACGATGAACAGGTACTCGTTGGCCGGCCG
It includes:
- a CDS encoding branched-chain amino acid aminotransferase — protein: MTTPTTIELKPSSTPLSAAQREAILANPGFGRHFTDHMVTIRWTAGRGWHDAQLTPYAPLSIDPANMTLHYAQEIFEGLKAYRRPDGSVSLFRPEANAERFQRSARRLAMPELPVETFVAACDALVRQDAEWVPPHGGEESLYLRPFMIATEVGLGVRPANEYLFIVIASPAGAYFPGGVKPVSVWLSENYVRAVPGGMGFAKTGGNYAASLLAQAEATAKGCDQVVWLDALEHRWVEEMGGMNLYFVYGNKIVTPELTGSLLAGITRDSLLRLAGDLGYESEEARISTDQWRRDTENGTLTEVFACGTAAVITPVGTVKSAGGEWTQGDGRPGEVTLKLRRALLDIQTGAAEDTHGWTHRVV